Proteins from one Pseudomonas sp. KBS0710 genomic window:
- a CDS encoding cytochrome c oxidase subunit 3, with translation MSSHDTYYVPAQSKWPIIATFGMLITVYGLAVWFNDLKAARPESHGPWIFFVGGLLLAYMLFGWFGAVIKESRAGLYSPQMDRSFRWGMTWFIFSEVMFFIAFFGALFYVRHMSAPWLAGEGSKGVAHMLWPNFEFAWPLLNNPDPKLYPPPEGTISPWGLPLVNTILLVSSSVTITIAHHALRKGHRGALKIWLALTVLLGWAFLGFQAEEYMHAYKELGLTLGSGVYGATFFMLTGFHGAHVTIGTIILFVMLMRILKGHFNAEHQFGFEAASWYWHFVDVVWIGLFFFVYVL, from the coding sequence ATGTCGTCTCATGATACGTACTACGTACCAGCGCAAAGCAAATGGCCAATAATTGCTACGTTTGGCATGTTGATCACGGTGTACGGCCTGGCCGTGTGGTTCAACGACCTGAAGGCGGCGCGCCCGGAATCCCATGGCCCGTGGATCTTCTTCGTCGGCGGGCTGTTGCTGGCCTACATGCTGTTCGGCTGGTTCGGCGCGGTGATCAAGGAAAGCCGCGCGGGTTTGTACAGCCCGCAGATGGACCGCTCGTTCCGCTGGGGCATGACCTGGTTCATCTTTTCCGAGGTGATGTTCTTTATCGCGTTCTTCGGTGCACTGTTTTATGTGCGGCATATGTCCGCGCCGTGGCTGGCGGGCGAAGGCTCCAAGGGCGTCGCGCACATGCTGTGGCCGAACTTCGAATTTGCCTGGCCGTTGCTCAACAATCCCGACCCGAAACTGTACCCGCCGCCCGAAGGCACCATCAGCCCGTGGGGCTTGCCGCTGGTCAATACGATCTTGCTGGTCAGCTCCAGCGTGACCATCACCATCGCCCACCATGCCTTGCGCAAGGGCCACCGCGGGGCGCTGAAAATCTGGCTGGCGCTGACGGTGCTGCTGGGTTGGGCCTTTTTGGGTTTTCAGGCCGAGGAGTACATGCACGCTTACAAAGAGCTGGGCCTGACCCTCGGCTCGGGCGTGTACGGCGCGACCTTCTTCATGCTCACCGGCTTTCACGGCGCCCACGTGACCATCGGCACCATCATTCTGTTCGTGATGCTGATGCGCATCCTCAAGGGGCACTTCAACGCCGAGCACCAGTTCGGTTTCGAGGCGGCCAGTTGGTACTGGCACTTTGTGGATGTGGTGTGGATCGGCCTATTTTTCTTCGTTTATGTGCTGTGA
- a CDS encoding PA0069 family radical SAM protein — protein MSTPLPPRGRGTATNLHNRFAPTVSVAEDDGWFQEVPPTQGTEVGIETAKSIITRNNSPDLPFDRSINPYRGCEHGCIYCYARPSHAYWDLSPGLDFETKLIAKTNAAEVLEQQLSKPGYVCAPINLGSNTDPYQPIEREYTITRQTLEVLLRYRHPVTIITKGSLILRDLDLLTELARQRLVAVMISLTSLDDELKRILEPRTAAPKARLRAIRVMREAGIPVGVLCSPMIPMINDSELESLLTEAHAAGAQSAAYMMLRLPLEVAPLFEEWLAAHYPQRAAHVMSLVRQVRGGEVYDSRFGVRMRGEGPFADLLAQRFNKAIKRLGLNRREGFNLDCTAFCPPGRQMALL, from the coding sequence ATGTCTACTCCGTTGCCGCCCCGTGGCCGGGGCACGGCCACTAACCTGCACAATCGCTTTGCGCCGACCGTCAGCGTGGCCGAAGACGACGGCTGGTTCCAGGAAGTGCCGCCGACCCAGGGCACCGAAGTGGGTATCGAAACGGCCAAGAGCATCATCACCCGCAACAACTCGCCGGACTTGCCGTTCGACCGTTCCATCAACCCCTATCGCGGCTGCGAGCATGGCTGCATCTACTGTTATGCGCGGCCCAGCCATGCCTATTGGGACCTGTCGCCAGGGCTGGATTTTGAAACCAAGCTGATCGCCAAGACCAACGCCGCCGAGGTGTTGGAGCAACAGCTGTCAAAGCCAGGTTATGTGTGCGCGCCGATCAACCTGGGCTCCAATACCGACCCGTACCAGCCTATCGAGCGCGAATACACAATCACCCGGCAAACCCTCGAAGTGCTGCTGCGCTATCGGCACCCGGTGACCATCATCACCAAGGGCTCGCTGATCTTGCGCGACCTCGACCTGCTTACCGAATTGGCGCGTCAGCGGCTGGTGGCGGTGATGATCAGCCTCACCAGCCTGGACGACGAGCTCAAGCGCATCCTGGAGCCGCGTACGGCGGCGCCCAAGGCGCGGTTGCGGGCGATTCGGGTGATGCGCGAGGCGGGTATCCCGGTGGGCGTGCTGTGCTCGCCGATGATCCCGATGATCAACGACAGTGAGCTGGAAAGCCTGCTGACCGAAGCCCACGCCGCCGGTGCGCAGAGCGCCGCCTACATGATGCTGCGGCTGCCGTTGGAAGTGGCGCCGCTGTTCGAGGAGTGGCTTGCGGCACATTACCCGCAGCGCGCCGCCCATGTGATGAGCCTGGTGCGTCAGGTGCGTGGTGGTGAGGTGTACGACAGCCGCTTTGGCGTGCGCATGCGTGGCGAGGGGCCGTTTGCCGATTTGCTCGCGCAGCGTTTCAACAAAGCGATCAAGCGGTTGGGGCTGAATCGACGGGAAGGGTTTAATCTGGATTGCACGGCGTTTTGCCCACCGGGCAGGCAGATGGCATTGTTGTAA
- a CDS encoding GMC family oxidoreductase, producing the protein MATIMKKVDAVIVGFGWTGAIMAKELTEAGLNVVALERGPMQDTYPDGNYPQVIDELTYSVRKKLFQDISKETVTIRHSVNDVALPNRQLGAFLPGNGVGGAGLHWSGVHFRVDPIELRMRSHYEERYGKNFIPKDMTIQDFGVSYEELEPFFDYAEKVFGTSGQAWTVKGQLVGEGRGGNPYAPDRSNPFPLESQKNTVSAQLFQKAATDVGYKPYNLPSANTSGPYTNPYGAQMGPCNFCGFCSGYVCYMYSKASPNVNILPALRQVPNFELRANSHVLKVNLDSTKSKATGVTYIDAQGRECEQPADLVIIASFQFNNVRLMLLSGIGKPYDPITNEGVVGRNFAYQNMGTIKAFFDKDTHTNNFIGAGGNGVAIDDFNADNFDHGPHGFVGGSPMWVNQAGSRPIAGTSNPPGTPAWGSAWKRATADYYTHQVSMDSHGAHQSYRSNYLDLDPVYRDAYGLPLLRMTFDWQENDIKMNRFMMEKMGKVAAAMNPKAIAVLGKKVGEQFNTASYQTTHLNGGAIMGTDPKTSALNRYLQSWDVHNVFVPGASAFPQGLGYNPTGLVAALAYWSARAIREQYLKNPGPLVQA; encoded by the coding sequence GTGGCGACCATCATGAAGAAAGTGGATGCGGTGATCGTGGGTTTCGGCTGGACCGGCGCGATCATGGCCAAGGAACTGACGGAAGCTGGCCTCAACGTGGTAGCGCTGGAGCGCGGCCCGATGCAGGACACCTACCCGGACGGCAACTATCCCCAGGTCATCGACGAACTGACCTACAGCGTGCGTAAAAAACTCTTTCAGGATATCTCCAAGGAGACGGTGACCATTCGCCACAGCGTGAATGACGTCGCCTTGCCCAACCGTCAGTTGGGTGCGTTTTTGCCCGGCAATGGCGTGGGTGGCGCGGGCCTGCACTGGTCAGGCGTGCATTTTCGTGTCGATCCAATCGAGCTGCGCATGCGCAGCCACTATGAAGAGCGCTACGGCAAGAACTTCATCCCCAAGGACATGACCATCCAGGACTTCGGCGTGAGCTATGAAGAGCTGGAGCCGTTTTTCGACTACGCCGAAAAAGTCTTCGGCACCTCCGGCCAGGCCTGGACCGTAAAAGGCCAGTTGGTGGGTGAAGGTCGTGGCGGCAACCCTTATGCGCCGGATCGCTCCAACCCGTTCCCGCTGGAATCGCAGAAAAACACCGTGTCTGCGCAGTTGTTTCAGAAAGCGGCTACCGATGTCGGCTACAAACCCTATAACCTGCCGTCCGCCAATACTTCGGGGCCGTACACCAACCCCTACGGCGCGCAGATGGGGCCGTGCAACTTCTGTGGTTTCTGCAGTGGCTATGTTTGCTACATGTATTCCAAAGCCTCGCCGAACGTAAACATCCTGCCGGCGCTGCGTCAGGTGCCGAACTTCGAGCTGCGGGCTAATTCCCATGTGCTCAAGGTCAACCTCGACAGCACCAAGAGCAAAGCCACCGGCGTGACTTATATCGACGCTCAGGGCCGCGAATGCGAGCAGCCGGCGGACCTGGTGATCATCGCCTCCTTCCAGTTCAACAACGTGCGCCTCATGTTGCTCTCGGGCATCGGCAAACCTTACGACCCGATTACCAATGAGGGCGTGGTGGGCCGCAACTTTGCCTACCAGAACATGGGCACCATCAAGGCCTTCTTCGACAAGGACACCCACACCAATAACTTTATCGGTGCGGGCGGCAATGGCGTGGCCATCGATGACTTCAACGCGGACAACTTCGACCACGGCCCGCACGGCTTTGTGGGCGGCTCTCCGATGTGGGTCAACCAGGCCGGCAGCCGGCCGATTGCCGGTACGTCCAACCCGCCGGGCACGCCGGCGTGGGGCAGCGCCTGGAAGCGCGCCACCGCCGATTACTACACCCACCAAGTGTCGATGGACTCCCATGGCGCGCATCAATCCTACCGGAGCAACTACCTGGATCTGGACCCGGTTTACCGCGATGCCTACGGCCTGCCGTTGCTGCGGATGACGTTCGACTGGCAGGAAAACGACATCAAGATGAACCGCTTCATGATGGAGAAAATGGGCAAGGTCGCCGCGGCGATGAACCCCAAGGCCATTGCTGTGCTGGGCAAAAAAGTCGGTGAGCAGTTCAACACCGCGTCCTACCAGACCACCCACCTCAATGGCGGCGCGATCATGGGCACCGACCCGAAAACCAGTGCGTTGAACCGTTACCTGCAAAGCTGGGATGTACACAACGTGTTTGTTCCGGGTGCATCGGCTTTCCCACAAGGCCTGGGTTACAACCCAACCGGCCTGGTGGCAGCGTTGGCCTACTGGTCGGCGCGGGCGATCCGCGAGCAGTACCTGAAAAACCCCGGCCCACTGGTTCAGGCATAA
- a CDS encoding SulP family inorganic anion transporter, producing the protein MRAAQLKAVLPRELLASVVVFLVALPLCMGIAIASGMPPAKGLLTGIIGGLVVGWLAGSPLQVSGPAAGLAVLVFELVRQHGMMMLGPILLLAGFLQLVAGRLRLGCWFRVTAPAVVYGMLAGIGVLIVLSQVHVMLDGAPKPSGLDNLAGFPAAVAEAIPTLGGGLGWQAGLLGLSTMLVMYCWDKFRPQKLRFVPGALLGVGLATVTSLVLALQVKRVEVPENLADAIDWLRPSDLLNLADPQLLIAAFAVAFIASAETLLSAAAVDRMHSGQRSDFDKELSAQGVGNMLCGLVGALPMTGVIVRSSANVQAGATTRLSAMFHGLWLLGFVLLLSSVLQSIPVASLAGVLVYTGIKLVDVKAFRALGRYGRMPMFTYAATALAIIFTDLLTGVLVGFGLTLLKLAFKASRLKVSLIDLPQKGEMELRLTGAATFLKVPALTQVLSTVPAGTTLHVPLSNLSYIDHSCLELLEEWGRANAAKGSTLVIEARGLKRRLEGRVRTTVGIGSAPPVT; encoded by the coding sequence ATGCGTGCTGCTCAATTGAAAGCTGTATTGCCACGGGAGCTGCTGGCCTCGGTGGTTGTGTTTCTAGTCGCCCTGCCCTTGTGCATGGGTATTGCGATCGCGTCCGGCATGCCGCCGGCCAAGGGCTTGCTCACCGGGATTATCGGTGGCCTGGTGGTAGGTTGGCTGGCGGGGTCGCCGCTGCAGGTCAGTGGCCCGGCGGCGGGGCTGGCGGTGTTGGTGTTCGAGTTGGTGCGTCAACACGGGATGATGATGCTCGGGCCGATTCTATTGCTGGCGGGTTTCCTGCAACTGGTGGCCGGGCGCTTGCGCCTGGGCTGCTGGTTCCGGGTCACGGCGCCGGCGGTGGTGTACGGCATGCTGGCGGGTATCGGCGTATTGATTGTGTTGTCGCAGGTGCATGTGATGCTCGACGGCGCGCCCAAGCCCTCGGGGTTGGATAACCTGGCAGGCTTCCCGGCAGCCGTGGCCGAAGCCATTCCGACGCTGGGCGGTGGCCTGGGTTGGCAGGCTGGCTTGCTGGGGCTGTCGACCATGCTGGTGATGTACTGCTGGGATAAATTCCGTCCGCAAAAACTGCGCTTCGTACCGGGTGCCTTGTTGGGTGTGGGCCTGGCGACGGTGACGAGCCTGGTGCTGGCGTTGCAGGTCAAGCGCGTGGAGGTGCCGGAAAACCTCGCCGACGCCATCGACTGGCTACGCCCCAGCGACCTGCTGAACCTGGCCGATCCGCAACTGCTGATCGCCGCCTTCGCCGTGGCGTTTATTGCCAGCGCCGAAACCCTGCTGTCTGCGGCAGCGGTCGATCGGATGCACAGCGGTCAACGTTCCGATTTCGACAAGGAATTGTCAGCCCAAGGTGTCGGCAACATGCTCTGTGGCTTGGTTGGCGCCTTGCCGATGACCGGCGTGATCGTGCGCAGCTCGGCCAACGTGCAGGCCGGTGCTACCACGCGTCTGTCGGCGATGTTCCATGGTCTGTGGCTACTGGGTTTCGTGCTGTTGCTGTCGAGCGTGCTGCAAAGCATTCCGGTGGCGAGTTTGGCGGGCGTGCTGGTGTACACCGGGATCAAGCTGGTGGACGTCAAGGCGTTCCGCGCGCTGGGCCGTTATGGGCGGATGCCGATGTTCACCTATGCCGCCACGGCACTGGCAATCATCTTCACCGACCTGTTGACCGGCGTGTTGGTGGGCTTTGGGCTCACGTTGCTGAAGCTCGCGTTTAAAGCTTCGCGATTGAAAGTCAGCCTGATCGATTTGCCCCAGAAGGGTGAGATGGAGTTGCGATTGACCGGTGCTGCGACCTTCCTGAAAGTGCCGGCACTGACTCAGGTGCTGTCGACGGTGCCTGCGGGTACCACTTTGCATGTGCCGCTGAGTAACTTGAGCTACATCGACCATTCGTGTCTGGAGTTGCTGGAGGAATGGGGCCGGGCCAATGCGGCCAAGGGCTCGACGCTGGTGATCGAGGCGCGGGGGCTGAAGCGCAGGCTGGAAGGCCGGGTGAGGACGACGGTGGGGATAGGTTCGGCGCCGCCAGTGACCTGA
- the coxB gene encoding cytochrome c oxidase subunit II, which produces MTRHPHVWMGLLLWSVFGQAHAAWTTNMAPGATEVSHAVFDLHMTIFWICVVIGIIVFGAMFWSMILHRRSTGQVAAKFHESTTVEILWTVVPLLILVAMAIPATKTLINIYDSSESDIDIQVTGYQWKWHYKYLGQDVEFFSNLATPAEQIHNQATKGEHYLLEVDQPLVLPVGAKVRFLVTAADVIHSWWVPAFAVKRDAIPGFVNEAWTRVEKPGIYRGQCAELCGKDHGFMPIVVEVKSKADYDTWLGERKAEAAKLKELTSKDWTLDELVARGDKVYHTTCVACHQAEGQGLPPMFPALKGSPIAIGPKEDHLHRVYFGKPGTAMAAFGKQLSEVDIAAVVTYERNAWGNNKGDMVTPKDVLALKQAESK; this is translated from the coding sequence ATGACGCGACATCCACACGTTTGGATGGGCCTACTGTTGTGGTCAGTATTCGGCCAGGCGCACGCCGCCTGGACAACGAATATGGCGCCAGGGGCTACTGAAGTCAGTCACGCCGTGTTTGACCTGCACATGACCATTTTCTGGATCTGTGTGGTGATCGGCATCATCGTGTTTGGCGCGATGTTCTGGTCGATGATCCTGCACCGGCGCTCCACGGGCCAGGTGGCGGCCAAGTTTCACGAGAGCACGACCGTGGAAATCCTCTGGACCGTGGTGCCCTTGCTGATCCTGGTGGCCATGGCCATACCCGCGACCAAAACCCTGATCAACATTTACGACAGCAGTGAATCGGATATCGATATCCAGGTCACCGGCTATCAGTGGAAGTGGCACTACAAATACCTGGGCCAGGACGTGGAGTTCTTCAGCAACCTGGCCACGCCCGCCGAGCAGATCCATAACCAGGCGACGAAGGGCGAGCACTACTTGCTCGAAGTCGACCAGCCGCTGGTGCTGCCGGTGGGCGCCAAGGTGCGCTTTCTGGTGACGGCCGCCGACGTGATCCACTCCTGGTGGGTGCCGGCCTTTGCGGTCAAGCGCGATGCGATCCCCGGTTTCGTCAACGAGGCCTGGACCCGTGTCGAGAAGCCCGGCATCTACCGTGGCCAGTGCGCCGAGCTGTGCGGCAAGGACCACGGCTTCATGCCGATTGTGGTCGAGGTCAAATCCAAGGCCGACTACGACACTTGGCTGGGCGAGCGCAAAGCAGAAGCCGCCAAGCTCAAGGAGCTGACGTCCAAAGACTGGACGCTGGACGAGCTGGTGGCGCGTGGCGACAAGGTTTACCACACCACCTGCGTGGCCTGTCACCAGGCCGAAGGCCAGGGTTTGCCGCCAATGTTCCCGGCGCTCAAGGGCTCGCCGATTGCCATCGGGCCTAAGGAAGATCACCTGCACCGCGTGTATTTCGGCAAGCCCGGCACCGCCATGGCGGCGTTCGGCAAACAGCTGTCGGAAGTCGATATCGCCGCTGTGGTCACCTACGAGCGCAACGCCTGGGGCAACAACAAAGGCGACATGGTCACGCCCAAAGACGTGCTGGCTCTGAAACAGGCGGAAAGCAAATGA
- a CDS encoding carbonic anhydrase: MSDKDKQPLAASASAPQVAESADAALKHIVDGFLHFHHDVFPQQEELFKKLATAQSPRAMFITCADSRIVPELITQSSPGDLFVTRNVGNVVPPYGQMNGGVSTAIEYAVLALGVQHIIVCGHSDCGAMRAVLNPDSLEKMPTVRAWLRHAEVAKSMVEDNCDCANEGESMKVLTEENVIAQLQHLRTHPSVASRMANGHLFIHGWIYNIETSEIRAYDADQAAFRPLNGTEPIPCATPRARF; encoded by the coding sequence ATGAGTGACAAGGATAAACAGCCGTTGGCTGCGTCGGCTTCAGCCCCTCAGGTGGCGGAGTCTGCCGATGCAGCGTTAAAGCACATCGTTGACGGCTTTTTGCATTTCCATCACGACGTCTTCCCTCAGCAGGAAGAACTGTTCAAGAAACTCGCCACGGCCCAGAGCCCACGGGCGATGTTTATTACGTGCGCCGACTCACGGATCGTCCCCGAGCTGATCACCCAAAGCTCCCCCGGCGATTTGTTCGTGACGCGTAATGTCGGCAACGTGGTGCCGCCCTACGGCCAGATGAACGGCGGGGTTTCCACCGCCATCGAGTACGCGGTACTCGCACTGGGTGTACAGCACATCATCGTGTGCGGGCACTCTGATTGCGGCGCCATGCGCGCAGTACTCAACCCCGACAGCCTGGAAAAGATGCCGACGGTACGCGCGTGGTTGCGTCATGCCGAAGTCGCCAAGTCCATGGTCGAAGACAACTGCGACTGCGCCAATGAGGGCGAGAGCATGAAGGTGCTGACCGAAGAAAACGTCATCGCCCAGTTGCAGCATTTGCGTACCCACCCTTCCGTGGCTTCGCGCATGGCCAATGGTCATTTGTTTATCCATGGTTGGATCTACAACATCGAGACCAGCGAAATCCGCGCTTACGATGCAGACCAGGCGGCATTCAGACCGCTGAACGGCACCGAGCCGATTCCTTGCGCGACGCCTAGAGCGCGCTTCTAA
- a CDS encoding cytochrome c oxidase assembly protein: MLEAVPIKRLVTRLLILVVAMFAFGFALVPIYDVMCKAFGINGKTAGQYEGEQVVDPTRQVRVQFMSTNAIDMVWEFHSKADEVVVNPGAVTEMLFVAYNPTDKPMTAQAVPSISPAEAAMYFHKTECFCFTQQVLQPGQRIEMPVRFIVDRAMPKDVKHLTLAYTLFDITARQPPVAVHTGG; encoded by the coding sequence ATGCTTGAGGCCGTCCCGATCAAGCGCTTGGTCACTCGCCTGCTGATCCTGGTGGTGGCCATGTTCGCCTTCGGCTTCGCCCTGGTGCCGATCTACGACGTGATGTGCAAGGCGTTCGGCATCAATGGCAAGACCGCCGGGCAGTACGAGGGCGAGCAGGTGGTGGACCCCACACGCCAAGTGCGCGTGCAGTTCATGTCCACCAATGCCATCGACATGGTGTGGGAGTTCCACTCCAAAGCCGATGAAGTGGTGGTCAACCCCGGCGCCGTCACCGAGATGCTGTTCGTGGCCTATAACCCCACTGACAAACCCATGACCGCCCAGGCCGTACCGAGTATTTCCCCAGCCGAAGCGGCGATGTATTTCCACAAGACCGAATGTTTTTGCTTCACCCAGCAAGTGCTGCAGCCAGGTCAGCGCATAGAAATGCCCGTGCGCTTTATCGTCGATCGCGCCATGCCCAAGGATGTGAAGCATTTGACCCTGGCATACACGCTGTTTGACATCACTGCGCGCCAACCGCCGGTGGCCGTCCATACCGGCGGCTAG
- a CDS encoding twin transmembrane helix small protein — translation MLKAAIALMLIATVVSLFSGLFFLVKDEGNSNRLVTALTVRVVLAAITVGLIAWGFFSGQLVSHAPW, via the coding sequence ATGCTCAAAGCAGCCATTGCCCTGATGCTGATCGCGACTGTCGTGAGCCTGTTCAGTGGCTTGTTCTTTCTGGTCAAGGACGAGGGCAACTCCAACCGCCTCGTCACCGCCTTGACCGTGCGTGTGGTACTGGCCGCGATCACCGTGGGCTTGATCGCCTGGGGCTTTTTCAGCGGCCAGCTGGTCTCTCATGCACCGTGGTAA
- the ctaD gene encoding cytochrome c oxidase subunit I translates to MSTVIDHGHADHAHGPAKGLMRWVLTTNHKDIGTMYLWFAFTMFLLGGSFAMVIRAELFQPGLQIVQPAFFNQMTTMHGLIMVFGAVMPAFVGLANWMIPLMIGAPDMALPRMNNFSFWLLPAAFLLLVSTLFTPGGGPNFGWTFYAPLSTTYAPESVTFFIFAIHLMGISSIMGAINVVATILNLRAPGMTLMKMPLFVWTWLITAFLLIAVMPVLAGCVTMMLMDIHFGTSFFSAAGGGDPVLFQHVFWFFGHPEVYIMILPAFGAVSSIIPTFSRKPLFGYTSMVYATASIAFLSFIVWAHHMFVVGIPLVGELFFMYATLLIAVPTGVKVFNWVSTMWQGSLTFETPMLFAVAFVILFTIGGFSGLMLAIAPADFQYHDTYFVVAHFHYVLVPGAIFGIFASAYYWLPKWTGHMYDETLGKLHFWLSFVGMNMAFFPMHFVGLAGMPRRVPDYNLQFADFNMVSSIGAFMFGATQIFFLFIVIKCIRGGPPAPAKPWDGAEGLEWSIPSPAPYHTFTTPPEVK, encoded by the coding sequence ATGAGCACTGTGATCGACCATGGTCATGCCGACCATGCCCACGGCCCCGCCAAAGGCTTGATGCGCTGGGTGCTGACCACCAACCACAAAGACATCGGCACTATGTACCTGTGGTTCGCCTTCACCATGTTCCTGCTCGGCGGCTCGTTCGCCATGGTGATCCGCGCCGAGCTGTTCCAGCCCGGCCTGCAGATTGTGCAGCCGGCGTTCTTCAACCAGATGACCACCATGCACGGCCTGATCATGGTGTTTGGCGCGGTGATGCCGGCGTTCGTTGGCTTGGCCAACTGGATGATCCCGCTGATGATCGGCGCGCCAGACATGGCCTTGCCGCGCATGAACAACTTCAGTTTCTGGCTGTTGCCGGCAGCGTTCCTGCTGCTGGTATCCACGTTGTTCACGCCGGGCGGCGGGCCGAATTTCGGCTGGACCTTCTACGCCCCGCTCTCCACCACCTACGCGCCGGAAAGCGTGACGTTCTTCATCTTTGCCATTCACCTGATGGGCATCAGCTCGATCATGGGCGCGATCAACGTGGTCGCCACCATCCTCAACCTGCGCGCGCCCGGCATGACCTTGATGAAAATGCCGCTGTTCGTGTGGACCTGGCTGATCACCGCCTTCCTGCTGATCGCGGTGATGCCGGTGCTGGCCGGTTGCGTGACCATGATGTTGATGGACATCCACTTCGGCACCAGCTTTTTCAGTGCGGCCGGTGGCGGTGATCCGGTGTTGTTCCAGCATGTGTTCTGGTTCTTCGGCCACCCTGAGGTGTACATCATGATCCTGCCGGCGTTTGGCGCCGTCAGCTCGATCATCCCGACCTTCTCGCGCAAGCCGCTGTTCGGCTACACCTCGATGGTCTACGCCACGGCGAGCATCGCGTTCCTGTCGTTCATCGTGTGGGCGCACCACATGTTCGTGGTGGGTATTCCGCTGGTGGGCGAGCTGTTCTTCATGTACGCCACGCTGCTGATCGCAGTGCCCACGGGTGTGAAGGTGTTCAACTGGGTGAGCACCATGTGGCAAGGCTCGCTGACCTTCGAGACACCCATGCTGTTCGCCGTGGCCTTTGTGATTCTGTTCACCATCGGCGGTTTCTCCGGGCTGATGCTGGCGATTGCCCCGGCGGACTTCCAGTACCACGACACCTACTTTGTGGTGGCGCACTTCCATTACGTACTGGTGCCTGGGGCGATCTTCGGCATCTTCGCCTCGGCCTACTACTGGCTGCCGAAATGGACCGGCCACATGTACGACGAAACCCTGGGCAAGCTGCACTTCTGGCTGTCTTTTGTGGGCATGAACATGGCGTTCTTCCCGATGCACTTTGTCGGCCTGGCCGGCATGCCGCGCCGGGTACCGGACTACAACCTGCAGTTCGCCGACTTCAACATGGTTTCCTCGATCGGCGCGTTCATGTTTGGCGCTACGCAGATCTTCTTCCTGTTTATCGTGATCAAGTGCATCCGTGGCGGCCCGCCGGCACCGGCCAAGCCGTGGGATGGCGCTGAAGGCCTGGAATGGAGCATCCCCTCGCCTGCGCCGTATCACACGTTTACGACGCCGCCGGAGGTCAAGTGA
- a CDS encoding cytochrome c: MKALVIASFALFSSCSVSAAETDLIKQGEYLARAGDCVACHTAKGGKPFAGGLPMETPIGVIYSTNITPDKTGLGDYSFEDFDKAVRHGVAKNGSTLYPAMPYPSYARVSDSDMQALYAYFMKGVEPVAQENKDSDIPWPLSMRWPLAAWRWMFAPAVEEHQAAADPVISRGAYLVEGLGHCGACHTPRALTMQEKALSATDGNAFLSGSAPLEGWIAKSLRGDHKDGLGSWSEEQLVQFLKTGRSDRSAVFGGMSDVVVHSMQYMSQDDLTAIARYLKSLPAVDPKDQPHQYDKQVAEALWKGDDSKPGASVYIDNCAACHRTDGHGYTRVFPALAGNPVLQTADATSLINIVLNGGTLPATHTAPSTFTMPAFAWRLSDQEVADVVSFVRGSWGNQGAPVKASDVADLRKSDMRTTSGDDLGQVTQKH, translated from the coding sequence ATGAAAGCACTTGTTATCGCCAGTTTTGCCCTGTTCAGCAGTTGCTCTGTAAGCGCGGCTGAGACCGATTTGATCAAGCAGGGTGAATACCTGGCCCGCGCCGGTGACTGCGTGGCCTGCCACACCGCCAAGGGCGGCAAGCCGTTCGCCGGTGGGCTGCCGATGGAAACCCCGATCGGCGTGATCTATTCCACCAACATCACCCCGGACAAAACCGGCCTGGGCGACTACAGCTTCGAAGACTTCGACAAGGCCGTGCGCCACGGCGTCGCCAAGAACGGCAGTACGCTTTACCCGGCCATGCCGTATCCGTCCTACGCGCGTGTCAGCGACAGCGACATGCAGGCGCTGTATGCGTACTTCATGAAGGGTGTGGAGCCCGTCGCCCAGGAGAACAAGGACAGCGATATTCCCTGGCCCTTGAGCATGCGCTGGCCGTTGGCGGCGTGGCGCTGGATGTTCGCGCCGGCAGTCGAGGAGCATCAGGCAGCAGCCGATCCGGTCATCAGCCGTGGCGCCTATCTGGTCGAAGGCCTCGGCCATTGCGGCGCTTGCCACACACCGCGTGCCCTGACCATGCAGGAAAAGGCCCTCAGCGCGACTGACGGCAACGCGTTCCTGTCTGGCAGTGCGCCGCTGGAAGGCTGGATCGCGAAAAGCCTGCGCGGCGACCATAAAGACGGCCTCGGCAGCTGGAGCGAGGAGCAACTGGTGCAGTTCCTCAAGACCGGCCGCAGTGACCGCAGCGCGGTGTTTGGTGGCATGAGTGATGTGGTCGTACACAGCATGCAGTACATGTCCCAGGACGACCTCACTGCCATTGCCCGCTACCTCAAGAGCCTGCCGGCGGTGGATCCGAAGGACCAGCCGCATCAGTACGACAAACAGGTTGCCGAGGCGCTGTGGAAAGGTGATGACAGCAAGCCGGGCGCCTCGGTGTATATCGACAACTGCGCGGCCTGCCACCGTACCGACGGCCATGGCTACACGCGGGTGTTCCCGGCGCTGGCGGGTAACCCGGTGTTGCAGACGGCGGACGCCACCTCGTTGATCAACATCGTGTTGAACGGCGGCACCTTGCCGGCCACTCACACGGCGCCGTCGACCTTCACCATGCCGGCGTTCGCGTGGCGTCTGTCGGACCAGGAAGTCGCGGATGTGGTCAGTTTCGTCCGTGGCAGCTGGGGCAATCAAGGCGCGCCAGTCAAAGCCAGTGACGTGGCCGACCTGCGCAAGAGCGATATGCGCACCACGTCGGGTGACGACTTGGGGCAGGTAACGCAAAAGCACTGA